In one window of Azotobacter salinestris DNA:
- the sthA gene encoding Si-specific NAD(P)(+) transhydrogenase translates to MAVYNYDVVVIGTGPAGEGAAMNAVKAGRKVAVVDDRPQVGGNCTHLGTIPSKALRHSVRQIMQYNNNPLFRQIGEPRWFSFADVLKSAEQVIAKQVSSRTGYYARNRIDTFFGTASFCDEHTIEVVHLNGMVEKLVAKQFVIATGSRPYRPADVDFSHPRIYDSDTILSLGHTPRRLIIYGAGVIGCEYASIFSGLGVLVDLIDNRDQLLSFLDDEISDSLSYHLRNNNVLIRHNEEYERVEGLDNGVILHLKSGKKIKADAFLWSNGRTGNTDKLGLENIGLKANSRGQIQVDEHYRTEVGNIYAAGDVIGWPSLASAAYDQGRSAAGSITENDSWRFVDDVPTGIYTIPEISSVGKTERELTQAKVPYEVGKAFFKSMARAQIAVEKAGMLKILFHRETLEILGVHCFGYQASEIVHIGQAIMNQKGEANTLKYFINTTFNYPTMAEAYRVAAYDGLNRLF, encoded by the coding sequence ATGGCTGTATATAACTACGATGTGGTGGTAATCGGCACAGGCCCTGCTGGCGAAGGGGCAGCGATGAATGCCGTGAAGGCCGGGCGCAAGGTGGCGGTTGTGGATGATCGCCCCCAGGTCGGCGGCAACTGCACCCACCTCGGAACCATTCCCTCCAAGGCACTGCGCCACTCGGTGCGGCAGATCATGCAGTACAACAACAACCCGCTGTTCCGCCAGATCGGCGAGCCGCGCTGGTTTTCCTTTGCCGATGTCCTGAAGAGCGCCGAGCAGGTCATCGCCAAGCAGGTTTCCTCGCGGACCGGCTACTACGCGCGCAACCGCATCGATACCTTCTTCGGGACCGCGAGCTTCTGCGACGAGCACACCATCGAGGTCGTCCACCTCAACGGCATGGTGGAGAAGCTGGTGGCCAAGCAATTCGTCATCGCCACCGGCTCGCGTCCCTATCGTCCGGCCGATGTCGATTTCAGCCATCCACGCATCTACGACAGCGACACCATCCTCAGCCTCGGTCACACGCCGCGCCGGCTGATCATCTACGGAGCAGGGGTCATCGGCTGCGAGTACGCCTCCATCTTCAGTGGCCTGGGCGTGCTGGTCGATCTCATCGACAACCGCGACCAGTTGCTCAGTTTCCTCGATGACGAAATCTCCGACTCGCTCAGCTACCACCTGCGCAACAACAACGTGCTGATCCGTCACAACGAGGAGTACGAGCGCGTCGAAGGCCTGGACAACGGGGTGATCCTGCACCTCAAGTCCGGCAAGAAGATCAAGGCCGACGCCTTCCTGTGGAGTAACGGCCGCACCGGCAATACCGACAAGCTGGGCCTGGAAAACATCGGTCTCAAGGCCAACAGTCGCGGCCAGATTCAGGTCGACGAGCATTACCGCACCGAAGTCGGCAACATCTATGCAGCCGGCGATGTGATCGGCTGGCCAAGCCTGGCCAGTGCCGCCTATGACCAGGGCCGTTCGGCCGCAGGCAGCATCACCGAGAACGACAGCTGGCGTTTCGTTGACGACGTGCCGACCGGGATCTACACCATTCCGGAGATCAGTTCGGTCGGCAAGACCGAACGCGAGCTGACCCAGGCGAAAGTTCCCTACGAAGTCGGCAAGGCCTTCTTCAAGAGCATGGCCCGGGCGCAGATCGCCGTCGAGAAGGCTGGCATGCTGAAGATCCTCTTCCACCGCGAGACCCTGGAAATCCTCGGCGTGCACTGCTTTGGCTATCAGGCCTCGGAAATCGTCCACATCGGCCAGGCGATCATGAACCAGAAGGGCGAGGCGAATACCCTCAAGTACTTCATCAACACCACCTTCAACTACCCGACCATGGCCGAAGCCTACCGAGTGGCGGCGTACGACGGGCTCAACCGGCTTTTTTGA
- the nqrM gene encoding (Na+)-NQR maturation NqrM has translation MTWVLVFLVMVLVVLGMSIGVIMGRKPIAGSCGGIANLGIEKDECPICGGDQDKCEEANAGGDKAARPSLAYDANRD, from the coding sequence ATGACCTGGGTACTGGTTTTTCTCGTCATGGTGCTGGTGGTGCTGGGCATGTCCATCGGCGTGATCATGGGCCGCAAGCCGATTGCCGGCTCCTGCGGCGGCATCGCCAATCTGGGGATCGAAAAGGACGAGTGTCCCATCTGTGGAGGCGATCAGGACAAGTGCGAGGAAGCGAATGCCGGGGGCGACAAGGCGGCCAGGCCCAGCCTCGCCTATGACGCCAACAGGGATTAA